The Virgibacillus sp. SK37 region TGTCGGCAAGGGTAGTTTAATAAGGAATTCAGTCATTATGCCAAACGTATCAATCGGTAATAATGTGCGAATTGAAAATGCAATTATTGCCCCTAATTCTGTGATTGCTGATCGGTCTGTGATCGGTTCCGAAAATTCACCTAAAGAAATTACATTATATGGAGAGCAACAGCTCATGCTTTCCAAGCTGGAAAACACGCTGCCATGATAGGAAGGGATGACGTTTAAATGAACAATGTACTTGGGGTAATTAATCTCGTAAACGATAAGCCTTTTTTAAAAGAACTGACAAAGCATCGCTGTCTTGCTTCCGTCCCATTCGGAGGCAGATATCGTTTGATCGATTTCACGCTATCTAACTTTATTCACTCAGAGATAACGGATGTCGTCGTCTTTACCAAAGCAAAACATCGCTCCATCATGGACCATCTTGGCTCTGGTAGAGAGTGGGATCTTGACAGAAGAAATGGGGGACTGCACATTCTTCCACCAGTAAGTCCAGATAAAAAAGTAAAAGGTGATTTGCAGCAATTCCATGAGCATTTGCAAATGTTTAAACAAACAAAAGCAGATTTGATTGTTATTTCTCCAGGTCATCATGTAGGGAAAATAGATTATAGTGATGCAGTCCATGCACATCGAGAAAAACAGGCGGACATTACCATTTTATATAAGGAGTATGATGGGACACCAGTGGAGAAGCCTATCTACCATCAATGCCGCATGCTTCGTGATGGCAGTCTTTTGGATATCGATCTTTTTACAACACCACTTCCTGGTGCGCATGTTTGCTTGGAAACATATATTATAGATAAAGCATTGTTTATCCAACTCATTGAGCGCTGTATAGAACAAGAGGAATATGATTTTCTAAAAGACGTGGTGAAGGCAAATCAGCATAGGCTGAATATCCAAGGATACGAATTTGCAGGTCATTTGCCATTTATCCATTCTAACCAAAGCTATCATAAAAGCAATATGGATTTTTTAAACCCGGAAATCATCTATGATTATTTTTACAAACATGGCGATATCTTTACAAAAGTGAAGCATGAAGCACCGGCAACCTATACTGCTACATCAAATGTGAGCAATTCACTCGTTGCTAACGGTTGTGAAATCGAAGGAAAAGTGGAAAACAGCATCTTATTTCGTGGAGTGAAAGTACATAAGGATGCTGTCGTAAAGAATAGTATTATTATGCAAAGAGGAGAAATTGGAGCAGGTGTGGAAATTGATGGTGTCATCGCAGATAAGCATGTAAAGTTGATCAACGGTCAAATGACTAGGACAGCTGGACAAATTCAGGTGATTGAAAAATCGGCTTTACGATAGTGGGGGATAGGAATGAATATAGTCTTTGCAGCATCTGAATGTGCACCATTTATTAAGACAGGTGGGCTTGGCGATGTGATTGGATCATTGCCAAAAGCGCTTTTAGATCAAGGTGTCGAGGTAAGTGTCATGCTGCCCAAATACGAAGATTTGCCATTTTTCTTAAAACAGGAGATGGAAAATGTAGCTCAAATGGAAGTCCCTGTCGGATGGCGAACACAATATTGTGGTATTGAAAAAGTCGAACGGGATAGTATCTGCTATTATTTTCTTGATAATGAATATTATTTCAAGCGTCACGGAAGCTATGGCTTTTTTGATGATGGGGAACGATTCGCCTTTTTCTCTCGTGCCGTTCTGGAAGCTTTACCCTACCTGAATAGAAAGCCTGATATTATTCACTGTCATGATTGGCAAACAGGTCTAATTAGTGTGTTGTTGAAAGCCCGTTATAGTAATCATCCATTCTATTCAGGGATAAAGACCGTTTTTACTATCCATAATTTACGTTACCAAGGCGTTTACCCAAAGGAAGTACTATCCGATTTGTTGGATTTAAGTGAATTGTATTTTCATATGAATGGCCTGGAGTTCCACGGGAATGTTAGTTATTTGAAAGCAGGTCTGGCATATGCTGATCAGATCACTACCGTAAGTCCAACGTATGCAGAGGAAATACAACTACCACATTATGGAGAGCAGTTAGACGGCTTTTTGCGGGAACGAGATGGTTTCCTGCAAGGGATTGTGAATGGAATTGATACAGAGGAGTATAATCCGGAGTTAGATCGTTTTATTTTCCAATCGTATGATGATGTCGAGGGAAAACAAGCAAATAAGCTGCAATTACAAGAAAAGCTGGATCTCCCTGTTGATCGTACTATTCCTGTTGTTTCCATGGTAACAAGACTTGTTGAACAAAAAGGCATCGATCTGGTGCTCCATGTATTTCGTGAAATACTCGGGCAAGGTGTCCAGTTTATTCTACTTGGGACGGGAGATGGGCACTATGAACAGAGATTTCGGGAGCTAGCTAAGGAATACCCGGAGCAGGTAAGGGTGCAATTATTTTTTGATGAAGGATTGGCAAGACAGATCTATGCAGGCTCCGACCTGTTTCTCATGCCATCTCAATTTGAACCATGTGGCATCGGGCAACTACTGGCAATGCGCTATGGGACAATTCCAATTGTCAGAGAAACCGGTGGCTTGAAGGATACCGTTGCCCCATATGATGTTTTACGAGATACAGGCTACGGGTTTACGTTCACCAACTATAATGCCCATGACATGTTGTATGTACTGGAGCAGGCAGTGGGTCTATTCCGTTATCAGCCTGGCAAATGGAAGCAGCTGGTAGAACGAGCCATGCGCCAAGACTTCAGCTGGAATGCATCAGCACAAGCATACCTAAAACTATATGTGTCACTATTGAAAGAAAAAACAGCCATTTAAGGATGGCTGTTTTTTTTGGTGGAATGAGAGAAAAGATGTAGATATGAGAGGGAAAACTATTATATGAGAGAGTGCCCTTCCCAAATGAGAGAGGAAGCCTGTATATGAGAGACCACCGCACTCAAATGAGAGAGCAAGCTATTGTATGAGAGAGTGCCCTTCTCAAATGAGAGAGCAAGCTATTGTATGAGAGAGTGCCCTTCTCAAATGAGAGAGCAAGCTATTTATAAGAGACCTCCGTTCCAAAATGAACCCGCTCCTCATTTGATACATCCCAACTATAGATCAGAAAACTGCATCTATAGTTGAATATTAATTTCCACCATGGAGCATGCTGAAGATAAAGGTTATTTGGAAAGGAAATTAATATGTTTAATATCTTTTCAAAAAAAAATAAAGAAAAACATACATTTAAGAATGAAACGCGTCCATATCAATCTAATTCTGTATCTGATGAGACATTATCAAATGATTTACATAAAAATATTACAAAGGTAAAAGTATCGTTTGCAGATACTGCTGATTTGGTATGCAAAACAATTAATTGGGACGGTAAAAATGGCTCCCTTTTGTATTTAGAAACTTTGGTAAATAACGAATCAATTGAAAATCATGTCATTAAACCGATTAAACAAGCAAATGGCCAACCAATTAAAGAAGTTGTTACAGCACTTGATGTAAATGAATCAATCAAACTGTCAGAGGTCGTAGAAGCCCTAACAAGCGGCTTTTGTGCTTTCCTCCAACCAAAGTCAAATAAGGTAATCCTTATAAAGGTAAGTAAGCAAAATAATCGCCCACCAGAGGAACCATTTAACGAACAGGTTATCAGGGGAGCGCATATTGGATTCATTGAAGATTTAAACACCAATATCAACTTAATAAGAAACCAGGTGCAAAATCCAAAGCTTAAGGTAGAATATATTAAGCTTGGAAAAACGGTATCCACAAACGTAGCAATTATGTATTTTGACGACCTTGCAAATAAAGAGCTAATCAGTAAAATAAAAGAACGTCTTCAATCCATATCGGCGGATTTCATCCAAATACCCGGTTATATACAGGAATATATAGAAGAACGGACCTATTCACCATTTCCACAAACATTAAACACAGAAAGACCAGATCGACTTATTGCTAATCTAATGGATGGGAGGGTGGGCATTATGATGAGTGGGACTCCCACCTGTCTGGTAGCACCTTCTTCTTTAATTGCTTTTTTCCAATCTCCTGATGACTACAACGGCAGAGTAATGATTGGATCATTTTACAGGTTTATTCGTGTGTTTAGTTTTTTTGTCACGGTCGGTTTGCCTGCCCTTTATATTGCCGTAGTTTCTTTTCACTATGAATCCGTGCCTGTTGAATTATTATTTGCAATTAAATCTTCCTTGGAACCTATACCTGTGCCGCCTCTGTTAGAAGCGATGTTTATGGCAATAACATTAGAACTAATTAGAGAGGCGACGATACGACTGCCAAATCCAGTTGCACAAACGATTGGAGTTGTAGGTGGATTGGTAATCGGGAATGCGGTAGTTGATGCAAATCTTGTTTCAAATATGATGATTATTGTTATAGCAATTACAGCTATTTCATCCTTTATTATGCCTTCAACTGAAATGAGCACAACCATTCGATTACTAAGTTTTCCATTAATGATCGCGGCTGCTCTGTTTGGATTAATAGGAATTGTAATTGGATTTTTGATCATTGTCATTCATTTATGCAAGCTAGAGTCGTTTGGTTCTCCTTACTTTGCACCGTTTGGCCCGTTACGGTGGAAAGAATTAAAAGATACTATAATCCGCTTTCCAACCTGGATGCTTCATAACAGACCAAAGGATTCTCAGGCTGCTTACCGGACTAATCAGGCGGAAAACCCAAGAGATTGGGATGAAAAAAATGAATAACAAAGGCATTTTGACATGGTGGGCCGCCTTTTCAATCTTGGTACAGGTACAAATTGGTATAGGGATTTTATCTCTACCACGAAATGTTCACCAGATTGCAAAAGGAGATGGGTGGATATCTGTTCTTCTTGCCGGATTAACTATCCAATTACTTGTTACAATTATCTGGTTGCTGGCAACACGCTTTAAAGCACAAACTCTATATGAATTTGCGCCTAAACTCGTTGGTAAATATCTAGGTAGTTTAATTAACTTAGCATACAGTGTTTATTTCTTAAGTATGGTGTTTTTAACTACCTTACTATTTACTGATATCTTAAAACGCTGGGTATTATTCAAGACCCCGCATCTTGTTATATACGTATTAGTCCTTGGTGTAACTTATTATCTTGCGAAGGATAATATGAAGGTGATTGCCCGATTTTATACGTTTACATCCGCATTTGTTATCGTACTAATCCTTATTCTAGTCCCTGCAATAGTCTATTTTGATATCCGTTTTGTACTACCTGTAGGCCAAGCAGGTATGATGAATATTTTGAAGGGCATAGAAGAAGTTACAAATTCGATGCTGGGATTTGAATTATTGTTGGTGCTTTTTCCATTTATCGATGAAAGATTTAGACGTTATAGCATCGTCGTGGCTGCAAATGCATTTGTTACTATACTGTATACACTTATCGTATTTATTACGATAACGGTTTTTAGTCCGGCAGAAATTAAGTTAATTCCTGAACCAGTTCTCTACATGCTCAAGTCCTTCAAATTTGATTTAGTAGAGAGAATTGATCTTTTATTTATATCCGTGTGGTTTGTAAGTATCGTCACAACTTTGGTTATGTACCTATATGTGGCTTCATTGGGAGTAACAACAATATTTAAGAGGAAATCACATGCACCAATGGTTGGATGGTGCGTTCTTTTAATCATTACAGTACTATTTTTTTCAGATAAAGATATTTATGGGATTGTAAACTATGTCCGGGTGATATCTAACGCGAGCTACCTATTTATCTTTGTTCTTCCACTTTTGTTACTATTTCTCTCTTTTATTAGGAAGGAGCGGAGCAAATGAAGAGGCTGCAGCGCGCATTGTTGATACTTATGCCA contains the following coding sequences:
- the glgA gene encoding glycogen synthase GlgA, giving the protein MNIVFAASECAPFIKTGGLGDVIGSLPKALLDQGVEVSVMLPKYEDLPFFLKQEMENVAQMEVPVGWRTQYCGIEKVERDSICYYFLDNEYYFKRHGSYGFFDDGERFAFFSRAVLEALPYLNRKPDIIHCHDWQTGLISVLLKARYSNHPFYSGIKTVFTIHNLRYQGVYPKEVLSDLLDLSELYFHMNGLEFHGNVSYLKAGLAYADQITTVSPTYAEEIQLPHYGEQLDGFLRERDGFLQGIVNGIDTEEYNPELDRFIFQSYDDVEGKQANKLQLQEKLDLPVDRTIPVVSMVTRLVEQKGIDLVLHVFREILGQGVQFILLGTGDGHYEQRFRELAKEYPEQVRVQLFFDEGLARQIYAGSDLFLMPSQFEPCGIGQLLAMRYGTIPIVRETGGLKDTVAPYDVLRDTGYGFTFTNYNAHDMLYVLEQAVGLFRYQPGKWKQLVERAMRQDFSWNASAQAYLKLYVSLLKEKTAI
- the glgD gene encoding glucose-1-phosphate adenylyltransferase subunit GlgD, with protein sequence MNNVLGVINLVNDKPFLKELTKHRCLASVPFGGRYRLIDFTLSNFIHSEITDVVVFTKAKHRSIMDHLGSGREWDLDRRNGGLHILPPVSPDKKVKGDLQQFHEHLQMFKQTKADLIVISPGHHVGKIDYSDAVHAHREKQADITILYKEYDGTPVEKPIYHQCRMLRDGSLLDIDLFTTPLPGAHVCLETYIIDKALFIQLIERCIEQEEYDFLKDVVKANQHRLNIQGYEFAGHLPFIHSNQSYHKSNMDFLNPEIIYDYFYKHGDIFTKVKHEAPATYTATSNVSNSLVANGCEIEGKVENSILFRGVKVHKDAVVKNSIIMQRGEIGAGVEIDGVIADKHVKLINGQMTRTAGQIQVIEKSALR
- a CDS encoding spore germination protein produces the protein MFNIFSKKNKEKHTFKNETRPYQSNSVSDETLSNDLHKNITKVKVSFADTADLVCKTINWDGKNGSLLYLETLVNNESIENHVIKPIKQANGQPIKEVVTALDVNESIKLSEVVEALTSGFCAFLQPKSNKVILIKVSKQNNRPPEEPFNEQVIRGAHIGFIEDLNTNINLIRNQVQNPKLKVEYIKLGKTVSTNVAIMYFDDLANKELISKIKERLQSISADFIQIPGYIQEYIEERTYSPFPQTLNTERPDRLIANLMDGRVGIMMSGTPTCLVAPSSLIAFFQSPDDYNGRVMIGSFYRFIRVFSFFVTVGLPALYIAVVSFHYESVPVELLFAIKSSLEPIPVPPLLEAMFMAITLELIREATIRLPNPVAQTIGVVGGLVIGNAVVDANLVSNMMIIVIAITAISSFIMPSTEMSTTIRLLSFPLMIAAALFGLIGIVIGFLIIVIHLCKLESFGSPYFAPFGPLRWKELKDTIIRFPTWMLHNRPKDSQAAYRTNQAENPRDWDEKNE
- a CDS encoding GerAB/ArcD/ProY family transporter, which produces MNNKGILTWWAAFSILVQVQIGIGILSLPRNVHQIAKGDGWISVLLAGLTIQLLVTIIWLLATRFKAQTLYEFAPKLVGKYLGSLINLAYSVYFLSMVFLTTLLFTDILKRWVLFKTPHLVIYVLVLGVTYYLAKDNMKVIARFYTFTSAFVIVLILILVPAIVYFDIRFVLPVGQAGMMNILKGIEEVTNSMLGFELLLVLFPFIDERFRRYSIVVAANAFVTILYTLIVFITITVFSPAEIKLIPEPVLYMLKSFKFDLVERIDLLFISVWFVSIVTTLVMYLYVASLGVTTIFKRKSHAPMVGWCVLLIITVLFFSDKDIYGIVNYVRVISNASYLFIFVLPLLLLFLSFIRKERSK